In Rhineura floridana isolate rRhiFlo1 chromosome 4, rRhiFlo1.hap2, whole genome shotgun sequence, the sequence gacgtggccaatggccagggctgatgggaattgtggttcagcaACGTTGGGGGGGGCACCTGtatacctgggctcctactgggaggaagggtgggatataaatctaataaataaataaaaatatactgtCTTCATTTGACAGTGGAAGATTATAGCTACCatcatagccctgtcctccattaatttgtgtaaccctcttttaaagccatccaagttggtggccatcattacatcttcTGGGAGTGCAGACTTAGGATGGATGGCACCATGGTAAAGATAAAACACGTTTCACAGTCATGATCATTTCATTTGGATTTTTTACAAAATTTAAGTTAGCCTCCTTCTTTAATTAGCCATTGTTCTTGTTTACTTAATTTAATGTCACACAATCCTGTTCATTAACTTCTTAAATGTAGTATATTCATTTTCAGCCACTCTCTGGGATTCAATACATGTTTTTGCCAAGTGTGTGTGCTTTTAAGGACacattttacatttacatttaaagcatttttatgctGCTCTTCAAGCTCCGAGAGCAACTTACAAAGCGAATGACAAAGACATTCCCTGCCCTCTGGATTACAATCTAAAATacgcaacacaaaaggaaaaggtatTGGAAAAGAAGAgggtaaaaaaatcaaaatcaagcACTTTCTGTTAGTTTTCAGTCCCAAAGGTCCCTTCCCATATTAGAATAGATTCTGCACAGCCGAAAGCTACCTTGGATGCAAGGCACAGTCAAGTGTGTCTATATACTCCACCAACAGCCAAAATTTGTAGAAAAGAATAAGTAACTGTATAAGTAATATGCTTTGGGCAAATGCATATCATACACCCATGAATCTGGGAGAGTGTCCTATGTGATATGGGATTAGATGCTGCCCGGTGagatacaaagaaaaagaaatacaaaatcCAACCTCAAGATGTAGACTAAGGCACAAAATTGGGTATTAGTAAAGAAAAAAAGTGAATTGCTACTAATATATATATTACAAAGTTCATACTGTTGGAAAGATTAATGCTGAATTCTATTTTTAGATTTTAGTAgcaattcattatttttttttcttgtagccAGTTTTGTCCCTTAGatgctgcctggcccagagcttcctcTGTGTGCAAGGCAGTGAAGTGTATCTATGCACATCACCAATATCCAAAAAGGCTGGTGTCAATCTATAGGCCAGGCCAGCAGGGCTGGTGGAGGGCCACCTTCATCCAGGCCAAACCCCTGTAGCCTGGTGCaaaggggtttggattgcagcctgtctGGAAACTGTCTATCCTCCTTCAGGTAGAAAGGATACTCTGATTCTAAATTGTACGCATCCAAGGTAGTTGCATGCATACATATTTTTTTCAATATAATGAAAAGGAGTTGATTGCATATGTTGGATTTATGTGGTTTTCAAGTTGGCATAGAGGGGGGAAAGGGTCTTGAACTTGACAATGGACCAGAGAGTCACAATCAAAGCCTCCACACTGTAGTGCTTTATCAGCTCACTATGAATGAGAACCTGGTGCAAGGTGACTTCTTGGACTATCAGGATATTTGCTTGCCAGTCACCTTCACTGAAATTGAGAAACAGCAATGCAATACTCTGGAGAAGCAGAATGGGTACCCATTAAGAAGAGACAGTAGTGGAAGTACTGAAACAGCTCTGGCTGGAAATGAAGTTAATGAATCGGAGTTCTAATCTGGAACAGCCatttttgttatggaaatatgcagagtaaTTCAGCTATCTGAGCtgcttgtgtgccagtgtgtgtatttactttggaagcagacttttaccctgcatttagctcactgagacttaagacctagtaaaataagaaaagctaccttatttatagaaatacatagtagataggaaaggcatacattgttctaactaagctggaggcgcaatgcccagacttgggtattgctctAATGGCTCAGGAgaaagaacaaagacagagatgtctactctctccttggacagagacaaaggaaggaggggcaggcgagcttccctgagcatatcatcagtttacaatggaaaaaagttaggtagagaagagcacagataAAGGTAGGCACACCTagacagctggaggaccctaactctatcttccttctggagaacaaacaaaagaacccaaacaggagttgctcttgctcaattccaacaccccttccaaCGAgtggttcagcccacgaggttcatcttgttTTGCAGCtggcagtatctgactttgcggCCGAGACGCGCTTATAAGCCTCCCCACAAGTGCTTAGAAATTCAAGGTGAGACGTGGAGCAGAGGGACGACATGCGTGGGGATGTTGGAGGTGTTGCACGGCTGTCTACACAACTTGTGACACCCCGTTCAGGAATAACGCTACTGGGATGAGTAGCCCGGGAGTGGTGCatgttgtacaaaggtaaagttcCCCATAGACTGTTTGGTTTACCCGGTTGTCAAATGGCCCAAATCAGCTACTTGTGGTTTGTGAACGGAGTGCAGACCCGGAGCCCTGCCTCTTCTTATTAGACCCGCTGTGGCCCTCGCGTGTTTAGGATCGCCAGCTAGACTCGTCTGCGAACTTTTCCAGAAGTAACCCCCGCGAAGCTCCATGAGACAGAGACGGCTCTCGAGGAAGCGTGTCGACTTGAGATCGGCCAGGCTGCCGGGCTTGTTTCCCAACAAGTAAAGGAAGGAGGAATAATGAGATCGGGCGGTCGAGTCCTCCGAGGCGCTCTTCCCCAGCAGAGGGGGCTGGCTGCAGCCGACCGAGAGTGGCTCCGCCTCCGCTACTCCTTTGCCACCAAGCAGCGAGGAAGAGGGGAAAGGACGGGGACGGACGAGCGGCAGGGTCGGCATTGCAGGCGCCCGGCGGAGTCAGGTAGTGAGGCCGGCCGCGATTGACTTGTCTTCGTCGGGCGGAGAAGAGGTCCTTTCTGGCCTTACTCTTGGTTTCGGGTGAAAAGAGGCCGAAGTCGTGAGGGCCACACGTTGGAGCAACCGGGGGGGTACACTTTTGGTGGGCGCCCAGCAGCGTGAACTTCGAACCACCTCCCCAAGCTGCACGATCCTCGCCATATTTACTAAGAAGtaggtctcattgatttcaatgggacttgtagGCTTAGTGTTGCAACGTAAGGCGAATGAGGAGAGATTGGTCGTCAACCTGCGtgtgcttacttgggagtaaggctCTTAAACGGAGGCTGCAATCCTGGGCACgctttcctggaagtaagccccgctgTACAATacggcttacttctgagtagacatatgtagGATTTCAttgttaattatatttatttccaTAGCACGTCTGCAACCCTAAGGTTACTTGCCTATTGAACTTATTGGGGTATGCGTCTAAATGATATCTGGGATCTGGCTGCAATAGCAGATTTCAGTGAAGCTAACTATAAAAGCAAAATataatattcatagaatcatagagctggaatataaggccatcgagtccacccccctgctcaattctGTTAACAATATGGGAaaagaaagttttttaaaaaaaacacccttaagAAATTAACAATTACAATACTAATTGCTTCATTACACTTCAGTCTTTAGAAACTtgctccaacattttagtgattAGAAATGGGAAAAGGGTAGACTTTCTCATCCCTTTGCCTTTTAATGCTATGTTTATAAACAGTGGgctttaaaaatgattttgtttGTACAGAATAACTGACTTGGAGTAATCTTTGTATGAAGAGTATAACCTTGTTCACATGTGTGTTGGTGGTTTATAGCTGTTCCAGAAAAAATGAAGTTATATTGTCCATCCCATCCACACAGCTGGACATTAGGTTtgtgaaatgaagcaggaaaaaagaTTCCCCAGCCTCTTAGATTGtatttatttctaaaatattTTAGGTCGCTGTTAAGGGTCAAACCCTatcaaggcaacttacaataaaatacaaaataatacataatactgtataaacataaaataattaataaaagtcAGCAATAATAATATGACGATATAAAGCCCCCAAATACTAAAATATAGTACTACTTGACTGCAACTGCAACCACAACCATCAGCACAAGAAAACAACTCTGGAAAAAGCAGTTGAACAGAAGTGAGTCTTTAGGACTTTCCTGAACATGGAAAGCGACAGAGCCTGTTGGAGTGCAGGTAGTAGTGGATTCCAGGGAAGTGGGACCACTGCAGAAAAGGTCCTTTGCCCTTAAGTGCATGGGAGCTTACAGGCAGTCTAATTTGGGGGAGTAGACATTTCTCCTTCATTTCACAAAGTGGCCGCTGCCTCCAATAAGAGCAGCCCCAGTATGGCCCTCCTGGTTATACCACAGCCTGCAGACGATGGAACAACGAGAAGGGCCCCCTTCTTATGCTGCAATATGAGTTGCAATGGACAAGTTCTAAAACAGCAATATTGGGTTGGTCTTGTGGAACGTGGCTTTAATTAATTTGTACAATTCTTTGTAATGTAGCTTTGGAGGAATATCTGCCTTTTCAGCTCATATTAAATCATTTCTCGCTCGGCAGTATAGGATGCGGAAAGGATTATGTATGAACTGAAAATAATGCAAGGGATTTTGGGATAGTAACAACACTTTTCTCTTGGTATGATGTGGTAGTTAGGGCTGGGAGGCTGTTACGCTGCCTCTGAACTGTGTGCAGGGATACtcgtgctgctgaactacagtatTTAATGCTGAAGTTACTACAAAGGTTAGAACACCTGCATATGAATGTACCTAAATTTAGTCTTCCACCTGCTCAAGTGGGAAGACTAaactgaatgaataaatgaatgaataaataaaagcacCATTAATGTGAATGGGTCTGGTACAGAAATGAAAGTGTTAATATTTAATTGTACTGCCTTTAAATTCACAATATTAAAATTTCAATTTGTAGGAATAGAAAGTAAGAGTGATGTAACAGTTCATAGACAACTGAATAATAAGTTTATTGTGCTGTAACTTCCAACTTCAGTTTTCAGTGTAATGTTCTGGCCTATTTTACATCCTATATTATACACTAGGAAGTCTTACTGTTAGCAGTGTGACCAGCATTCTGTTGAAAGAAATGTATGACACAAGTTATCCACCCATTATTCTGGTGTAGTTCCATTGATAGgcatacatgcatgtgtgtgacCAAACAGGTATATCAGTACACATATATTTACAACTGCAAGATGAATTGTTGGGACTGCATTCCATGAATGTAGTGCGTATGATCCATTCACACAATAAGTTGGTAACTGATTCCCTTCTTATATGGTTGGTTGTTATACAGTTAAGATTTCTATGAGCAACTTGCATGACTCACTTCAAGTACGTTTTCATGCAAGTGCAGGAGTCATACTAGTATGATTCAGCCTAAATAGAGCACTTTTCATTCCCATTGGTTACAATAGGAGAATTAAGAGAAAATGGgctttaaaagtgcttaactatCTGCATTATGATCTGTAGTGGATAACTATTATGTTAAACTAGCCCTCtgacatgtttttttaaataacggACCTAAACTCTTTTGTGATTAAATTCTTCTAATATCCTCCTCTAACATTCAGAGAGGTGGATTACTAAACTTTCCAAAAATGACTGAGGTTTTAGGAAGTTTGGAAAACTCCTTAATTGCTGACAACAACGGAGTGTTCAATCTTTTCTTCTAGGATATGCTATGACGGGTTGCAGACTGCCTCTTGGTGCTTTTAGAAATCTAAATGTCTGGCTTGGGCTCTTGGAGACATCTCCTTATAAACTCTGCTCACCCTGGAAGCGGTTTCTTTGTTCTGCAAGCCAACAGCCAGTAACAGCAATTGCCCCCAAACATTTCTGCATTTCTCCTATAAAATGCCATGTATTTTTAATACCATTGCCCAGAAGTATGCCAAGGATTTCTGTACGTCTCAAAAGCAACAAAAGTTCTCGGAAGAACACAAAACGAACTTTGCATGaggagactgaggaggaagatgaagatgaagagaGAAGTGATTCCGAAGATGAGTTTGAAGATGATTCTGCTGTAGTGAAAGATTACAAAGATCTTGAAAAAGTAGTACAATCTTTCCGATTTGATATGATAATGAAAGCGGGTCTAGATATTGCAAGAAAGTAAGTATGGTAGTTTGCAGTGCTTTGCAAATAAAATATATCGTAAGATTAAGTAGATTATCATCTGCTTTATTCAGCAGCAATAAGGACAATGGGAATTTGCCACTTTTATAATTATAAAAtccatttacagagcaatccaatttaCGGGAGGCTGGTGGGAGCAAAGCTGGTGGAGGCAGAACTGGCAGAAAGGGCTGGCACATCCCGATGCCGCTTGGTGGCCTcttggaggggaggatgctggttGTGCTGGCAGGGTGcggtggaaggaaacaaaatacatgttttctTCTGACACCCCTTTTCCTGGGGTACCCCCTGCTGGGATGGAGGGCTACAGGAGGGAGCCACATGGGACCCGCAGCTCCTCCTTcaacatgcccctggaatgccccttttgcagGCTTTCTGCGGGATCCCCTTACACTGGGCTGGGTTtctcagctgagctgggatgaggggcttatgcaagcatagcctggctgagccaggacccagctaaCTCAGCTAGAGGTCTGTCATATCCCACATGCCTCAGTATGGCATAAACAGCAGGATTGCGCCCTTAGGcaatactttatttttattttattttattggcatTTAGCTGAAACATCTACCAGAATAGACTGTTCAGTTGAAAATAAACAGCCTTTGTATTAGCTAAtactcttaaaaacaaacaaactaaaaaaaaatttatTGAagaattaaacatttaaaaaatgttttaacttgCAATCCAATGATCTTGTCTCCAGCCCTAAAGCATTGCAGGCAATGTCATTTTTCACAAACCACTTTCAACCACAGTTTGAATTAAACTATAAGACCCTGTTTTTGCATCTATTCAAAGTCTTACTTAGGTTTAAGAATTGATCCCCCCTCCCTATGAGGCCCTGTTCTTGCATCTGCTTAAATGCTGTGTCACTAAGTCTGCTATGTTAGAACACAGAGGTGCAGAAATGGTGGAAGGTGGCTGTGTGGATTCTTGGTTGCTGTTTTTAAGGGAATACTAGCAGTGGTTAATACATAAAAAGTAAGGTTTCTTTTTGTTTCAAAGCAAAGTGGAAGATGCGTTCTATAATGGTGAACTCAGGCTGAA encodes:
- the MTRES1 gene encoding mitochondrial transcription rescue factor 1 isoform X2, producing MLYKGYAMTGCRLPLGAFRNLNVWLGLLETSPYKLCSPWKRFLCSASQQPVTAIAPKHFCISPIKCHVFLIPLPRSMPRISVRLKSNKSSRKNTKRTLHEETEEEDEDEERSDSEDEFEDDSAVVKDYKDLEKVVQSFRFDMIMKAGLDIARNKVEDAFYNGELRLNGEKLWKKSRAVKVGDTLDLVIGEDKETETAVVMRVVLKKASDKSDSDKYRVVLRRWRNLKVPKQDVFK
- the MTRES1 gene encoding mitochondrial transcription rescue factor 1 isoform X3, yielding MTGCRLPLGAFRNLNVWLGLLETSPYKLCSPWKRFLCSASQQPVTAIAPKHFCISPIKCHVFLIPLPRSMPRISVRLKSNKSSRKNTKRTLHEETEEEDEDEERSDSEDEFEDDSAVVKDYKDLEKVVQSFRFDMIMKAGLDIARNKVEDAFYNGELRLNGEKLWKKSRAVKVGDTLDLVIGEDKETETAVVMRVVLKKASDKSDSDKYRVVLRRWRNLKVPKQDVFK
- the MTRES1 gene encoding mitochondrial transcription rescue factor 1 isoform X1, encoding MRSGGRVLRGALPQQRGLAAADREWLRLRYSFATKQRGRGERTGTDERQGRHCRRPAESGYAMTGCRLPLGAFRNLNVWLGLLETSPYKLCSPWKRFLCSASQQPVTAIAPKHFCISPIKCHVFLIPLPRSMPRISVRLKSNKSSRKNTKRTLHEETEEEDEDEERSDSEDEFEDDSAVVKDYKDLEKVVQSFRFDMIMKAGLDIARNKVEDAFYNGELRLNGEKLWKKSRAVKVGDTLDLVIGEDKETETAVVMRVVLKKASDKSDSDKYRVVLRRWRNLKVPKQDVFK